In Lentibacillus amyloliquefaciens, one DNA window encodes the following:
- the glpX gene encoding class II fructose-bisphosphatase has translation MEPLLLDFLKVTESAALAARQWVGRGDKIAADEIATKTMRKHLNRINMKGEIVIGEGEIDDAPMLHIGEVLGFGEDPELDIAVDPIEGTTPTANGQDNAMTVIAAAPKGNLLHAPDMYMEKMAVGADAKGKINIGASIIENLQAVAKAKGKTVDELNVLIQDRPRHKETIDEIRQSGAKVHLFKDGDVIYAISTCIKRVDMDLFLGIGGAPEGVLGAIGVKGLGGEMQAKLKPRNNQETERCKDMGLTIPEKTLNHEDLVKSDHCMLIATGITNNPFLRGIESDHEHQTTHSLLIGGKAQQLRYVETQYPMVKEAYARVD, from the coding sequence ATGGAACCATTATTATTAGACTTTTTAAAGGTAACAGAATCTGCTGCACTTGCAGCGAGACAATGGGTTGGCAGAGGAGATAAAATTGCCGCGGATGAAATCGCTACCAAAACAATGCGCAAACATTTAAACCGTATCAATATGAAGGGTGAAATTGTCATTGGGGAAGGGGAAATTGATGATGCCCCCATGCTTCACATCGGGGAGGTGCTTGGTTTCGGGGAAGATCCCGAATTGGATATTGCGGTCGATCCAATCGAAGGAACAACTCCTACAGCCAATGGACAAGATAATGCGATGACCGTGATTGCGGCTGCTCCTAAAGGAAACTTACTTCATGCTCCTGATATGTATATGGAAAAAATGGCTGTGGGGGCTGATGCCAAAGGGAAAATAAACATTGGCGCCTCAATAATTGAAAACCTCCAGGCTGTTGCTAAAGCAAAAGGCAAAACGGTTGATGAATTAAATGTTCTCATTCAAGACAGACCTCGTCACAAAGAAACGATAGATGAAATTAGGCAATCCGGTGCCAAGGTCCATTTATTTAAAGATGGCGACGTTATTTACGCCATTTCAACGTGTATTAAGCGTGTCGATATGGACCTGTTTCTTGGAATTGGAGGAGCGCCTGAAGGTGTGTTAGGAGCCATCGGCGTAAAAGGCCTTGGTGGCGAAATGCAGGCAAAGCTTAAGCCCAGAAATAACCAGGAAACAGAACGCTGCAAGGACATGGGATTAACAATTCCCGAAAAGACACTAAATCATGAAGACTTGGTAAAATCCGACCATTGTATGTTAATCGCAACGGGCATAACAAATAATCCTTTTTTAAGAGGTATTGAATCCGATCACGAACATCAAACAACCCATTCTCTCCTTATTGGAGGAAAAGCGCAGCAGTTG